Proteins encoded in a region of the Rhodococcus sp. SBT000017 genome:
- a CDS encoding beta-mannosidase — MVLSFALSTGVPDAAAAPESGARVTASADGLALDGNPWWPTGFNAYQLATDWSINAGCGAMVDLDSYFGALPPHSLTRFNAFQSLAIDRFTGALDFRPMDAVFAAAEAHGQLVVPVLSPQDGACEGNVFKGRQWYIDGWTTPPAVADTNAVTSFEQWMLTAVNRWKDSPALAAWELVGEPETSSCTDAACSWTTRTCTADAAEVLRSFFDTAGQQLRSVDSHTLITAGLTGGGQCGSQGDEYEYLAQSSFVDMLQYHDYGSDGVPLPGDQWNGLQRRIIQSAAVGKPLLVGEIGQLAGSCGDIGARATSIATKIDGQRAAGTAGALLWAFVPDPRPAECTYDIGPGDPLWQTIGP; from the coding sequence ATGGTGCTGTCCTTCGCACTGAGCACCGGCGTGCCCGACGCGGCTGCGGCCCCCGAGTCCGGTGCCCGCGTCACCGCAAGCGCCGACGGTCTCGCACTCGACGGGAATCCCTGGTGGCCGACCGGGTTCAATGCCTATCAGCTCGCGACCGATTGGTCGATCAACGCAGGGTGCGGAGCGATGGTCGACCTGGACAGCTACTTCGGCGCACTGCCTCCGCATTCACTGACGCGATTCAATGCATTCCAATCTTTGGCGATCGACCGATTCACCGGCGCACTCGACTTTCGCCCGATGGACGCGGTCTTCGCGGCGGCCGAGGCACACGGACAACTCGTCGTCCCGGTTCTCTCACCACAGGACGGGGCCTGTGAGGGAAACGTCTTCAAAGGCAGGCAGTGGTACATCGACGGATGGACGACGCCCCCTGCCGTCGCCGACACGAATGCGGTGACGAGCTTCGAGCAGTGGATGCTCACCGCTGTGAACCGGTGGAAGGATTCGCCCGCGCTGGCGGCCTGGGAATTGGTCGGTGAACCGGAAACCAGCTCGTGCACCGACGCGGCGTGCTCCTGGACCACCCGAACCTGCACCGCCGATGCCGCCGAAGTTCTGCGGTCCTTCTTCGACACCGCGGGGCAACAACTCCGCTCGGTCGATTCCCACACCCTGATCACCGCCGGTCTCACCGGCGGCGGGCAGTGCGGAAGCCAGGGTGACGAGTACGAGTACCTCGCCCAGTCGTCGTTCGTCGATATGCTGCAGTACCACGACTACGGATCCGACGGCGTGCCGCTGCCAGGAGATCAATGGAACGGTTTGCAGCGGCGGATCATTCAGAGCGCTGCGGTGGGCAAACCCCTCCTGGTCGGGGAGATCGGCCAACTCGCCGGTTCGTGTGGCGACATCGGCGCTCGCGCAACGAGTATCGCCACCAAAATCGACGGCCAACGTGCCGCGGGCACAGCGGGAGCTCTGCTGTGGGCATTCGTACCCGACCCGCGGCCGGCCGAGTGCACCTACGACATCGGACCCGGCGATCCGCTGTGGCAGACGATCGGACCTTAG
- a CDS encoding PhoX family phosphatase encodes MKPLPLFAVHDGSSKRSSLTCKYKCGDACFHEVPNTSKGEYFGDIVKTAMSRRGVIKGGAMAVLAVGAGSALAACSTDEPATTGGATSSTSGADTPPVDGVDFVAVEPNTEDAVVIPEGHEQAVVIRWGDPVVEGAPAFDFDNQTGAAQAMQFGFNNDFAGLLPVEGTPNAFLLVVNHEYTTEPAMFKGYDEENPTREQFDVALAAHGLTVVQVQGEGNSGKLTPAMGQYNRRITGTTEFVVTGPAAGSDFLKTSTDPTGTRVLGTFNNCSGGLTPWGTVLSGEENFNQYFGNAESVTETVAADRLARYGIEGAASDRKWETFDKRFDLAQEPNEPNRFGYIVEVNPWDPQSAPIKHSALGRFKHEAATIYVTDDGTVVAYSGDDERFDYMYKFVSSRKMMPGTGAAAMRNNLTLLDAGTLYVATLTGDSPDEIDGSGTLPASGEFKGTGTWIPLLRTNEDGRGESMVDGMNAEEVAVFTRLAGDKVGATKMDRPEDFEPNPVTGKVYVALTNNSNRGTEGKAAADEANPRNTNKNGQVLEIEDDHAGTSFTWNLLLVCGDPNEADTYFGGFDKSQVSPISCPDNLAFDSKGNLWVSTDGNALDSNDGLFAVVLDGPRRGETRQFLTVPAGGETCGPIVSDERVVVCVQHPGESDDATADAPISHWPDGGDTQPRPSVVAVWKSA; translated from the coding sequence ATGAAGCCACTACCCTTGTTCGCTGTTCACGACGGAAGCTCCAAGCGATCATCATTGACGTGCAAGTACAAGTGCGGGGATGCATGTTTCCACGAGGTTCCCAATACGTCGAAGGGTGAGTACTTCGGCGACATCGTCAAGACCGCGATGTCGCGGCGCGGCGTCATCAAGGGCGGTGCCATGGCAGTGCTCGCCGTGGGCGCGGGCAGCGCTCTCGCGGCGTGCTCGACCGACGAGCCTGCCACCACGGGGGGCGCGACCTCGAGCACGTCGGGTGCCGACACCCCGCCCGTCGACGGCGTGGATTTCGTTGCGGTCGAACCGAACACCGAGGACGCCGTCGTGATACCCGAGGGTCACGAGCAGGCCGTCGTGATCCGCTGGGGCGATCCGGTGGTCGAGGGCGCTCCGGCGTTCGACTTCGACAACCAGACCGGTGCGGCGCAGGCGATGCAGTTCGGCTTCAACAACGACTTCGCTGGCCTGCTGCCGGTGGAGGGCACCCCGAACGCCTTCCTGCTGGTGGTCAATCACGAGTACACCACCGAGCCGGCGATGTTCAAGGGCTACGACGAGGAGAACCCGACGCGCGAGCAGTTCGACGTAGCGCTCGCCGCGCACGGTCTGACGGTGGTTCAGGTTCAGGGCGAGGGTAACTCGGGCAAGCTCACCCCAGCGATGGGCCAGTACAACCGTCGTATCACCGGCACCACGGAATTCGTCGTCACCGGCCCCGCCGCGGGCAGCGACTTCCTCAAGACCAGCACCGACCCGACGGGTACTCGCGTGCTCGGCACGTTCAACAATTGCTCGGGCGGTCTGACGCCGTGGGGCACAGTGCTCTCCGGCGAGGAGAACTTCAACCAGTACTTCGGCAATGCGGAGTCGGTCACCGAGACCGTCGCTGCAGACCGGCTCGCCCGCTATGGCATCGAGGGTGCCGCCAGCGATCGCAAGTGGGAGACCTTCGACAAGCGCTTCGACCTTGCACAGGAACCCAACGAGCCCAACCGATTCGGGTACATCGTCGAGGTCAACCCGTGGGATCCGCAGTCGGCTCCGATCAAGCACAGTGCGCTGGGACGCTTCAAGCACGAGGCCGCCACCATCTACGTCACCGACGACGGCACCGTCGTCGCCTACAGCGGCGACGACGAGCGCTTCGACTACATGTACAAGTTCGTCTCGAGCCGCAAGATGATGCCCGGCACCGGTGCAGCCGCGATGCGAAACAATCTGACGCTGCTGGACGCGGGCACGCTGTACGTCGCAACGCTCACCGGCGACTCCCCGGACGAGATCGACGGCTCCGGCACCCTTCCCGCCAGCGGCGAGTTCAAGGGCACCGGAACGTGGATTCCGTTGCTGCGCACCAACGAGGACGGCCGCGGCGAGTCCATGGTCGACGGCATGAACGCCGAGGAGGTCGCGGTGTTCACCCGCCTGGCCGGCGACAAGGTGGGCGCCACCAAGATGGACCGTCCGGAGGACTTCGAGCCCAACCCGGTGACCGGCAAGGTCTACGTCGCGTTGACGAACAACTCCAACCGAGGCACCGAGGGCAAGGCAGCCGCCGACGAGGCCAACCCCCGCAACACCAACAAGAACGGCCAGGTGCTCGAGATCGAAGACGACCACGCGGGCACGTCCTTCACCTGGAACCTGCTGCTGGTGTGCGGTGACCCGAACGAGGCCGACACGTACTTCGGCGGCTTCGACAAGAGCCAGGTCAGCCCCATCTCGTGCCCGGACAACCTGGCGTTCGACTCGAAGGGCAACCTGTGGGTCTCCACCGACGGCAACGCCCTCGACTCCAACGACGGCCTGTTCGCCGTGGTGCTCGACGGGCCACGCCGAGGTGAGACCCGTCAGTTCCTGACGGTTCCCGCCGGCGGCGAGACCTGCGGTCCCATCGTCTCCGACGAGCGGGTCGTGGTGTGTGTGCAGCACCCGGGCGAAAGCGACGACGCCACCGCCGACGCACCGATCTCGCATTGGCCCGACGGCGGCGACACCCAGCCGCGGCCCTCCGTCGTCGCAGTGTGGAAGTCGGCGTAG
- a CDS encoding glycoside hydrolase family 25 protein, producing the protein MVFSRTSRALFGLFSAGVIACAAPGIASAVPQGPDVSSWQHIDGTAIDWHAVKAAGHGFAMVKATEGLDYVNPYFVEDSVVMRTANVARGAYHYADVTLSPELQGAYYSALVLGINGPGDLPPVLDLEDAKGRSPAEVIDWTHRYLDTVQTLTGRQPIIYTYPNFWRTAMADTHEFNNYPLWIADYNDELGPLPGGWTNWLFWQFTDRGTIPGIDGRTDINHYAGTPESLRALARW; encoded by the coding sequence GTGGTCTTCTCCCGCACGTCGCGTGCCCTGTTCGGATTGTTCTCGGCCGGTGTCATCGCCTGTGCTGCGCCCGGCATCGCGTCGGCCGTTCCGCAGGGCCCGGACGTCTCGTCGTGGCAACACATCGACGGCACCGCGATCGATTGGCACGCCGTCAAGGCTGCAGGCCACGGATTCGCGATGGTCAAGGCCACCGAGGGTCTGGATTACGTCAACCCGTACTTCGTCGAGGACTCCGTCGTCATGCGCACGGCGAACGTGGCGCGCGGGGCGTACCACTACGCCGATGTGACGCTCTCACCCGAGTTGCAGGGCGCGTACTACTCGGCACTGGTGCTGGGCATCAACGGTCCGGGTGATCTGCCGCCGGTGCTCGACCTCGAAGATGCGAAGGGGAGGTCGCCGGCCGAGGTGATCGACTGGACGCACCGGTACCTCGATACCGTCCAGACGCTGACCGGACGTCAGCCGATCATCTACACCTATCCGAACTTCTGGCGGACAGCGATGGCCGACACCCACGAGTTCAACAACTATCCGTTGTGGATCGCCGACTACAACGACGAGCTGGGGCCGCTGCCCGGAGGCTGGACGAACTGGCTGTTCTGGCAGTTCACCGACCGCGGCACGATTCCCGGAATCGACGGGCGTACCGACATCAATCACTATGCGGGCACACCCGAATCGCTGCGCGCACTCGCTCGGTGGTGA
- a CDS encoding thioesterase domain-containing protein, which translates to MTVVNDLSHLALTELDPSDYAVPTIAPIRTTGDLDPVFCIHPLVGLVDCYAGLAAHVDDDRPIYGVQVPASGERAESLAALAAQYADDIVRIQTDGTVHLLGMSFGGVLAHAIAVELQNRGVTVGALTLLDSDPVRARAESADLLGAMGDEIDRSHVEELLAVASHNDELVQRHLPGIYFGNVLAVSSLGTDSGSAWHPFVCGTVAKYLVPDATSFDVVGPLVDSYLG; encoded by the coding sequence ATGACTGTCGTGAACGATCTATCGCATCTGGCTCTCACGGAACTCGACCCGTCCGACTACGCGGTGCCGACCATCGCGCCGATCCGAACCACCGGAGACCTCGATCCCGTGTTCTGCATCCACCCCTTGGTGGGCCTGGTCGATTGCTACGCGGGCCTGGCAGCCCACGTCGACGACGACCGCCCCATCTACGGCGTCCAGGTACCCGCGTCCGGTGAGCGTGCCGAGTCCCTCGCAGCATTGGCGGCGCAGTACGCCGACGACATCGTTCGCATCCAGACCGACGGCACCGTCCACCTCCTGGGCATGTCGTTCGGTGGAGTTCTCGCCCACGCCATCGCCGTCGAACTGCAGAACCGGGGCGTCACCGTCGGCGCACTGACGTTGCTCGACAGTGACCCTGTCCGGGCCCGCGCCGAGAGTGCCGATCTCCTCGGAGCCATGGGCGACGAGATCGATCGCAGCCACGTCGAGGAACTGCTCGCCGTGGCGTCGCACAACGACGAACTGGTTCAGCGCCACCTGCCCGGCATCTACTTCGGCAACGTCCTCGCCGTCTCGTCCCTCGGTACCGATTCCGGTTCCGCGTGGCACCCCTTCGTCTGCGGCACCGTCGCCAAGTACCTCGTGCCCGACGCCACCTCGTTCGACGTCGTCGGCCCCCTCGTCGACAGCTACCTCGGCTGA
- a CDS encoding amylo-alpha-1,6-glucosidase, which produces MGDRGFTSTQLAARAAYLLRGNDLGTMTSAAPRLYPHMWSWDAAFVSVGLAPLSVERAVVEMDTLLSAQWKNGMIPHIVFANGVDGYFPGPARWATGTLASHAPMSPQTSGITQPPVHAIAVQRILDHSKRHGRTTRAVAEEFLDRRWGDLVRWHRWLAQARDVDDNGRIAVFHGWESGMDNSPRWDSAYANVVPGEMDPYFREDKAVISDSSQRPSNLEYDRYIWLVEEMKQVGYDDDALKTKMSFAVEDVFVSAIFAVACDVLATIGEDHSRPHSDVRELRSWAEKFRKGVIATTDARSGGARDFDLRTGQWIGTETIAMFAPLLCGGLPREQERNLIRLFEGTRFCGHPDLRYAVPPSTSPVSKDFRAREYWRGPVWPVMTWLFSWAFARRGWSERSLSLRDEGLRQASDGSFAEYYEPFTGKPLGSMQQSWTAAAVLDWLG; this is translated from the coding sequence ATGGGCGATCGAGGTTTCACTTCCACGCAGCTGGCGGCGCGCGCGGCATATCTGCTCAGGGGTAACGACCTGGGCACCATGACCAGCGCGGCCCCGCGGCTGTATCCGCACATGTGGAGCTGGGATGCGGCGTTCGTCTCCGTGGGGCTGGCTCCGCTGAGCGTGGAGCGGGCCGTGGTGGAAATGGACACCTTGCTCTCCGCGCAGTGGAAGAACGGGATGATTCCGCACATCGTTTTCGCCAACGGTGTCGACGGCTACTTCCCCGGGCCTGCGCGGTGGGCCACCGGCACGCTCGCGTCGCACGCACCGATGAGCCCGCAGACCTCGGGGATCACCCAACCGCCGGTCCACGCGATCGCGGTGCAGCGCATCCTCGATCACTCCAAGCGCCACGGACGTACGACGCGTGCCGTCGCCGAGGAGTTTCTCGATCGCCGCTGGGGTGATCTGGTGCGGTGGCATCGATGGCTCGCCCAGGCCCGCGATGTCGACGACAACGGACGAATCGCGGTCTTCCACGGCTGGGAGTCGGGGATGGACAATTCGCCACGTTGGGATTCGGCCTACGCGAATGTGGTTCCCGGAGAGATGGATCCGTATTTCCGAGAGGACAAGGCGGTGATCTCCGATTCCTCCCAGCGGCCCAGCAATCTCGAGTACGACCGCTACATCTGGCTGGTGGAGGAGATGAAGCAGGTCGGGTACGACGACGATGCATTGAAGACGAAGATGAGCTTCGCCGTCGAGGATGTGTTCGTCAGCGCCATCTTCGCGGTGGCATGCGATGTGCTCGCGACCATCGGCGAAGACCATTCGCGTCCCCACTCCGATGTTCGGGAGCTGCGGTCGTGGGCGGAGAAGTTCCGCAAGGGAGTCATCGCGACGACGGACGCGCGCTCCGGTGGGGCCCGTGACTTCGATCTGCGGACGGGCCAATGGATCGGCACCGAGACCATCGCGATGTTCGCACCGTTGCTGTGCGGCGGACTGCCCCGCGAACAGGAACGCAACCTGATTCGGCTTTTCGAGGGCACCCGGTTCTGCGGGCATCCGGATCTGCGGTACGCGGTTCCGCCATCCACGTCCCCGGTGTCGAAGGACTTCCGTGCCCGTGAGTACTGGCGCGGCCCGGTATGGCCGGTGATGACGTGGCTGTTCTCGTGGGCGTTCGCGCGTCGTGGGTGGTCGGAGCGGTCACTGTCGTTGCGAGACGAAGGCTTGCGCCAGGCCAGCGACGGCAGCTTCGCCGAGTATTACGAGCCGTTCACCGGCAAGCCGCTCGGCAGCATGCAGCAATCCTGGACGGCCGCGGCCGTGCTGGACTGGCTGGGGTAG
- a CDS encoding DinB family protein has product MTTENTDITKMLDEQRANFLITVRGIDDEQARARTTASELTLGGLLHHVINNERHWMKVIADLDDTAEFDMESAGGEYVMADDETVAGLIAEWEELASATSAALEILDLDLSVPVPTAPWAPERIWQSARFTVLHILREISQHAGHADIIREELDGANTTQTWAAAAGMSF; this is encoded by the coding sequence ATGACCACCGAGAACACCGACATCACCAAGATGCTCGACGAACAGCGCGCGAATTTCCTCATCACCGTCCGCGGAATCGACGACGAGCAGGCGCGCGCCCGCACAACCGCCAGCGAACTGACCCTCGGCGGGCTGCTGCATCACGTGATCAACAACGAACGGCACTGGATGAAGGTGATCGCCGATCTCGACGACACAGCCGAGTTCGACATGGAATCCGCCGGCGGCGAGTACGTCATGGCGGACGACGAAACCGTGGCGGGGTTGATCGCCGAATGGGAAGAGCTGGCAAGCGCTACCTCGGCTGCGTTGGAGATCTTGGACCTCGACCTGTCCGTCCCGGTCCCGACGGCACCCTGGGCACCCGAACGCATCTGGCAGAGCGCACGATTCACGGTGCTGCACATCCTGCGCGAGATCTCCCAGCACGCGGGACATGCCGACATCATTCGCGAAGAACTCGACGGAGCGAACACCACCCAGACCTGGGCGGCCGCGGCGGGGATGAGCTTCTAG
- a CDS encoding SDR family oxidoreductase: MTRTALVTGASRGLGAHIARLLAPDHHVLLGGRSAESLEPIASELAGATPWPVELTDPDAVAAAASGIDSLDVLVHNAGVAALGTVEESTAEDWRRQYEVNVIAVVELTRLLLPALRKANGHVVLINSGAGIRANPGWGGYAASKFALRAFGDALRLEEPTLRVTSIHPGRIDTEMQREIVAHEGGEYDGSKFLQPSTVARAVRNAIDTPADAHPTELVLRTR, from the coding sequence ATGACTCGTACTGCGTTGGTGACCGGAGCAAGCCGTGGCCTCGGAGCCCACATCGCCAGACTGCTCGCCCCGGATCACCACGTCCTGCTCGGCGGACGATCGGCCGAGTCTCTCGAGCCGATTGCGTCGGAGCTGGCAGGGGCTACCCCGTGGCCGGTGGAACTGACCGATCCCGACGCGGTGGCGGCGGCCGCATCGGGCATCGATTCTCTGGACGTGTTGGTGCACAACGCCGGAGTCGCGGCACTGGGCACCGTCGAGGAGTCGACGGCGGAGGACTGGCGGCGACAGTACGAGGTGAACGTCATCGCCGTCGTCGAGCTGACTCGGCTGCTCCTACCGGCGCTGCGAAAGGCGAACGGTCATGTGGTGCTGATCAATTCGGGTGCCGGCATTCGCGCGAACCCGGGTTGGGGTGGCTACGCGGCGAGCAAGTTCGCGCTACGGGCCTTCGGAGATGCCCTGCGACTCGAGGAGCCGACGCTTCGCGTGACCTCGATCCATCCCGGACGAATCGACACCGAGATGCAGCGCGAGATCGTTGCCCATGAGGGTGGGGAGTACGACGGCTCGAAGTTCTTGCAGCCCAGCACCGTTGCCCGTGCAGTACGCAACGCCATCGATACCCCCGCCGACGCTCACCCGACAGAGTTGGTGCTGCGCACCAGGTGA
- a CDS encoding triacylglycerol lipase, with the protein MTIKDLVVVIPGIMGSTLAKDGKPFWSNKIGPMTSSIVHLSRNIDYLRVPAGLKDDHPEDGVDAIELMGNIHLVPGLWSPVQGYGALVTRLERVGFRRAAGAESPACNLVLFPYDWRLSNRYNARRLKAAVETSLGRWREASPDNRDAQVIFICHSMGGLVARWYIAVEGGAEVTRKLITLGTPFRGSLKAVATLANGPLPALGRVGVDLHSAVADLPSAHQLLPSYACLDRGGVLETIEGHDLPGVHSNAIDDGMAFYRELEKAEQGLGTDPMVHAIVGTKQSTAASISVHGDSFAVHDLLQGADHGGDGTVSAASIPKGRQLDDNTLRRVAEKHGSLQVNRAALDEIEAITTSQPVTFKTAVSTEIAVSVPEIANASEPVTLGISCPVWPQAVTVSVTDEQGRTLSQSNKVVRETTQVVKLAGLPPGGHIIRVWAANSSKESAVSSPVLVWPTL; encoded by the coding sequence ATGACAATCAAGGACCTAGTCGTAGTCATCCCGGGCATCATGGGGAGCACGCTGGCAAAGGATGGAAAGCCATTCTGGTCCAACAAAATTGGTCCCATGACAAGCTCGATTGTCCATCTCAGCCGCAATATCGACTACCTTCGTGTGCCGGCGGGCCTTAAGGACGACCATCCTGAAGATGGCGTGGACGCGATAGAACTTATGGGCAACATACATCTTGTGCCTGGTCTGTGGTCCCCAGTCCAGGGTTACGGAGCCCTCGTCACCAGACTGGAGCGCGTCGGCTTTCGCAGAGCCGCCGGTGCCGAAAGTCCGGCTTGCAACTTAGTGCTCTTCCCGTACGACTGGCGGTTGTCGAACCGCTACAACGCCCGCCGCTTGAAGGCAGCCGTGGAGACATCGCTGGGTCGGTGGCGTGAGGCATCACCCGACAATCGAGATGCCCAAGTCATCTTCATCTGCCATTCAATGGGGGGACTGGTGGCCCGGTGGTACATCGCAGTCGAGGGAGGGGCGGAGGTTACTCGTAAGCTAATAACTCTCGGAACCCCGTTTCGCGGATCACTGAAAGCTGTTGCAACTCTTGCGAATGGCCCCCTTCCAGCTCTGGGAAGGGTTGGTGTAGACCTGCACTCAGCGGTGGCTGATCTACCGTCCGCCCACCAGCTGCTGCCGTCCTATGCATGTTTGGACCGCGGAGGGGTTCTGGAGACCATCGAAGGGCACGACCTACCTGGAGTGCATTCCAACGCCATCGATGACGGCATGGCTTTCTACCGCGAACTCGAGAAGGCTGAACAGGGGCTGGGCACCGATCCGATGGTTCACGCCATAGTCGGTACCAAGCAATCGACTGCGGCATCGATCTCGGTCCACGGAGATTCGTTCGCGGTGCACGACCTCTTACAAGGCGCAGACCATGGCGGCGACGGTACGGTTTCCGCCGCATCCATCCCCAAAGGCCGACAGTTGGATGACAATACCCTCAGACGCGTCGCCGAGAAGCACGGCAGCCTCCAAGTGAACCGCGCAGCACTCGACGAGATCGAGGCAATTACAACTTCCCAACCGGTCACATTCAAAACGGCTGTCTCAACGGAGATCGCGGTGTCAGTTCCAGAAATTGCGAACGCATCTGAACCTGTCACCCTCGGCATCTCCTGCCCAGTCTGGCCACAGGCTGTGACCGTGTCGGTGACCGACGAGCAAGGACGAACCCTCTCCCAATCTAACAAGGTCGTTCGCGAAACAACGCAAGTTGTCAAACTCGCGGGACTGCCCCCAGGAGGGCACATCATTCGGGTGTGGGCGGCTAACAGCAGCAAAGAATCAGCAGTGTCCTCGCCCGTGCTGGTGTGGCCGACCTTGTAA